The Actinomycetota bacterium genome includes the window TCAGGCCGTTGGCGATGCCGGCGAAGACCCCCGGCCCGATCCGGAACGTCCACTCATAGACCGCGAAGATGCCCTGCCCGACCGCGGCGTCGGTCCCAGGGGCGCGTCCTGGCGGAGGCTGGAGATGGCGAGCATGCAGACGATGCCGATGGCGATGAAGGTGCACTCCACCAGGCGCGCCGTCACATAGGCGACGGCGCCCGCCTCGTGCACGCGCTTGTGGATCGAGTACGGCACCGCCGCCGTCCCGACGTTCGAGATAATCAGTGCCAGCTCCAGCACGGCCCCGATGGCGATGAGGGTCTGGGCATCGGTCCCCGCGCCGGTGACGTAGTTCCCCTCGTGGTCGAGCACCGGAGCGTAGAAGAAGAATCGTGCGGGGATCGAGGTCACGAAGGTGATGATCCACAACCACCCGGTGAAGGTCGCGATCCTCCGGTAGTTCATGGGGTCCCTCCCGTCCGCGCGGCCCGCCTTTGGCACTCCCCTGACAGCCCGACATCTGCAGATCTGCGTCTCGTCCGAAATGCAGAGGCCGCTTCGCTACCTCGCAGGGCTGACGGTCCCGACGAACACCGCGGTCGTATCGACCAAGTCGAGCAGGCCCGCGTCGATGCCGGCCTCGATCGTCTCGGCGGATGTCAGCGGCTCGCCGTTCACACTCTGCGCCAGCGGCAGGGGTCCAAAGCCAGGGAAGTCGCTGACCACGGCCACGCAGTCGCCGCTCGTGAGCCCTTTGGCGCTGCAGACCACGAAGTAGCCGTGCATGAACGGCGTCCAGCCGGGATCCCCAGGCGCGGCTTGGATCGTGTGATCGTGGATCGCCGGGACAAAGCCCTGCGGCGTATCCGTCTGCGCCGCGATCACATAGAAGTTCTGCACCTTGGCGTTCGGGATGGTGGGGAGCGGGTTTCCGGCCTGGGGGAACGTCATCCTCACCTCGACGCCGTTGACCCAGACCAACTCATAGCAAGCGCCTTGGTGGGTCTGCTCGAGGCAGTGCACGGGGGCGGCTTGGGCCGCCGGAACCGCCGAGACGAACATCGAGATGGCGATCGATGCGACGGCGACGGCGATGGAACGACGGATCAAGCGACGCATGGTCTCTGCCTCCCCTGTCGTTTTAGGAACTGGTCGTCATGGGCCAACGAGCGTTCGTTCAGGAGCAAGCACTGGCCAAGGGGCCTGAAGCTCGGTAACCCCAACCGTAACGGATCAAAGGTACATAACTCCAGGGCTGGCTTACGCCTGCGGTGGGCGACGGCGACCACGACCAGGACGACGAGGAACCAGCACCAGTAGGCAGCTCGACCAGCGTAGCGGGGAGCGGGACGCGGGTGACCGAGCAGCATGCCAGCGTTCCGCTCCGTCATGTCCGTGCTGGTGAGCTTCGCGTGAGAACCTTCTCTACGAACTCAAGGCCGGCCCTGCGGGCGGCCGCACTCCGCGGCGTTCTGCGATCGTGACGGCGGCTCGGTACGGAGTCCGGCTAGCAGGGTGTGCGGTGGGCTCGGGTCTTCGCGGCTAGCGAGAGTCTGGCGGAGCCCGCGGTAAACCCCAAATGGCTCCCGATCGTTGTAAAGCTTGGGCTGTCGTCCGGCAGCCTCGGGAGGCTGGCCCTTGAGGGGGGAGATCGATGGGAGATCTTGCGGGAATGCGCCGGCGCCGGAGGTCCTCGGGTGTGCGTGCGCTCGTGCTGGTGGTTGGGACGCTGCTGGGGCTCCTGGTGGCCCTGCCGGCCAACGCCGCGCCCATCGTCAACGAACGCTACTCGGGCACCGACTCCTTCACCGACTGCGGAGGATTCCAGGTCGAGAGCACCTTCAGCGGCCGGGTGATGATCAAGGATGCCACCCCGGCCACCGACGGGCAGTTCTTCTACTTCCAGGACAACTACCAGTACCGCGACGTGATCACCAACCCGGAAACTGGCGAGTTCGTGGTCGTGCGGGGCAACGCCATCTTCAAGGAGGTCCAGCCCCGCCAGGTAGAGGGGACGGTCTTCACCTTCTTGACGCATGAGGCGGGCCAGCCGTTCGTCGTCGAGGACAGCTCGGGGCGGGTGGTGCTGCGCGATCGGGGCATGATCACGCTCTCCTATGTGTTCGACACCCTTGGGGACAGCGAGCCGGGAGGGGTGTTCCTTGAGGACCCGGTGGTGGTCCGGGTGTCCGGCCCCCATCCCGGGTTCGAGGAGGCTTTCGATTTCTGCGCGCTGATCACTAGCCTCATCGGCTGACGCCGCGTCGCACGGAAGCGACGACACGACCAAGCGCTTATAGCGGAGCGGGTGAGGTCCGCGCATTCGCGAGATCGGGTCCGTGGTACGGTCAGCCTCCGATCACGCGTGCGCTGTTGCCACGCGGACGCTTCCGAGGTTGAAGGGCCCAGGGGGGATGCCGGCAGCCCGACCCACCCGACCCGCTGCCCCTGCCGCTGGGGATGGCGGGTCCTGGGCCGTCCGGCTTCCCGGGCGCTTTGAGCACTTCTACCTTGAGGAGTATCCCCGGGTCGTGATGTTGGTCTATGCCCTGTCGGGCAGCCGGACCGCGGCTGAGGACATCGCCCAGGAGGCCTTCCTGCGGGCCTACCAGAATTGGGAGCGGGTCGGCTCCTATGAGCACCAGGCCGCCTGGGTCCGACGGGTGGCGACCAACCTGGCCACCTCCGGGCTGCGGCGGCGGCTGCTCGAGGCCCGCGCGCTCGCCCCGCCTCGCCGGCCGGCGTGAGCCGACGCTGGATGACCTGGCTGTCGGCGCCGGCGCGGTCTGGTTAAGAGCGGCGCCCGGCTGTGGCGTCACCCCCGGGGACGGCGCCCTCGCGGCGGGTGGGGCAGCGTCTGGCAGGCCGGGATCACCACCCAGACCATCTACCGGTACGACCCCAACTCCAGGCGACCGCTCGCCCAGATCCCGGTCGGGGTGGTCGCCAAGCACCTGACCGCCGACGCCGAGTCACTGTGGGTGAGCAGCGACAGCGGCCGGGTGACCCGCATCGACCTGGCGACCAACAAGGTCACCGGAACCTTCCAGGTCGACGGTCGGGCGCCGGCAGTGGCAGTCGGCCATGGGTCGGTCTGGATCGTCGACACCGCCCATGCGGCCCTGCTGCGCGTCCAGCCCGGTTAGCATCGCAGCCGCCCTTCGGGTGATCGGCGCTGGTGTGGCAGCGGCAGCAGATCGGAGGGTGATGTGCGGTATCAGCCGCCATAACGGTGGACGAGGAGGCAGGGCGGCTGCGGGATCCTGGCCCACCTGCACCACGCTGGGCCGGGCGATCCAGTTGGCCAGTATCGCCGGGGGGTTGCACCCCCCGTCACCCGGGTCAGGCGGCGGGCCAGGCGACCTGTTCCTGTAGGGCAGCCGGTGGGCCAGGCAGCCGTGCAAGATGCCGACCAGCCGGTTCCCGAGGGCCGCAGCGCCTGGTGGTGGGTG containing:
- a CDS encoding DUF4386 domain-containing protein; amino-acid sequence: MNYRRIATFTGWLWIITFVTSIPARFFFYAPVLDHEGNYVTGAGTDAQTLIAIGAVLELALIISNVGTAAVPYSIHKRVHEAGAVAYVTARLVECTFIAIGIVCMLAISSLRQDAPLGPTPRSGRASSRSMSGRSGSGRGSSPASPTA
- a CDS encoding sigma factor, producing the protein MPAARPTRPAAPAAGDGGSWAVRLPGRFEHFYLEEYPRVVMLVYALSGSRTAAEDIAQEAFLRAYQNWERVGSYEHQAAWVRRVATNLATSGLRRRLLEARALAPPRRPA